The following proteins are encoded in a genomic region of Necator americanus strain Aroian chromosome II, whole genome shotgun sequence:
- a CDS encoding hypothetical protein (NECATOR_CHRII.G4442.T1) — protein MGKLLDEEQPCEQAVFRKELSMIARLHTILKSIEVSREYRIPLCLIFIDLKKAFDSVEKEAVTDTLDNQGLIHPHSIHKGTLSVAIIIEVKIGQQPYKLVNDTSFGVRNK, from the coding sequence ATGGGAAAACTGTTAGATGAAGAACAGCCATGTGAGCAAGCGGTATTTCGAAAAGAGCTCAGCATGATTGCTCGCCTTCACACTATTCTGAAAAGCATTgaggtatcgcgagagtacagaATACCGCTATGTCTCatcttcatcgacttaaaaaAGGcgtttgactcagttgagaagGAAGCAGTCACGGATAcattggacaaccaaggcttAATACATCCTCACTCAATACATAAAGGTACTCTGAGTGTTGCGATAATCATTGAAGTGAAGATAGGTCAGCAGCCATATAAGCTTGTAAATGACACATCTTTTGGTGtacgaaacaaataa
- a CDS encoding hypothetical protein (NECATOR_CHRII.G4443.T2), producing MNQAPSIKVYDCAVESSAIRSAKTCTGEWSDPSTRPGLKENYNKVKDELTTSGVAEKAMPIWWDQFFRNEVPSNMIFTSNNSLNHFTNMARHNNTRLGCAIKKCNAFYAVVCQYGGGGDVVGKDIYEIGAVCSKCPGGTTCDSVVGLCERTAASVGAIAEAGVSRPNANTTTPSTRAPEAMCTCGTVKVDSTPATKIITTRTAKASTTPGAKSTTPRTAKASTTSNARKTTAITAKASTTRAAEITTTKSAKVSSTPVARITITRKAKVSTTSAAGKTTTRAPKPGSTPTARKTTTRASKPGSTPTARKTTTTAPKPGSTPTARKTTTRAPKPGSTPTARKTTTRAPKPGSTPTARKTTTRAPKPGTTPTARKTTTRAPKPFTTPMARKTTTRSAMPNTTRASEILTTRSPKVSSTPAAGKTTRRGAMPSTTRASPKVSSTPAAGKTTRRGAMPSTTRVSPKVSSTPAAGKTTTRAPKPGTTPTARKTTTRAPKPGTTPTARKTTTRAPKPGTTPTARKTTTRSAMPNTTRASEILTTRSPKVSSTPAAGKTTRRGAMPSTTRASPKVSSTPAAGKLLGGVQCLVLLGAPKPGTTPTARKPPQGPETFPTPTARKTTTRSAMPNTTRASEILTTRSPKVSSTPAAGKTTRRGAMPSTTRASPKVSSTPAAGKTTRRGAMPSTTRASPKVSSTPAAGKTTTRAPKPGTTPTARKTTTRAPKPFTTPTARKTTTRSAMPNTTRASEILTSRSPKVSSTPAAGKTTRRGAMPSTTRASPKVSSTPAAGKTTRRGAMPSTTRVSPKVSSTPAAGKTTTRAPKPGTTPTARKTTTRAPKPFTTPTARKTSTRSAIPNTTRASEILTSRSPKVSSTPAARKTTTRGAMPSTSRVSPKVSSTPAAGKTTTRAPKPGTTPTARKTTRAARPSTTRTSEILTTRSPKFSSTPAPGKTTTRAAKVSTPPAVGKTTTREAKPSTTQGAEMITTTTAKANTTPAAKTSTTAESGTTPTEPLDCSDYAGMSTSLSKEVRQSFIQKHNALRSNLARGREKNGKYELAPPAANIQKMKYDCAIEASALNHAKTCSTSLSHPSDRPGLKENIIHIKSHDLDEVTAASKAMDKWWSELAVSGVRSDMLFTSRIRHRINNIVTHWSKMAWHYNSRLGCAIHRCKKTYSVVCHYGPGGNVVGEYIYRVGAVCSACPSGTRCDKNTGLCV from the exons ATGAACCAAGCACCGTCCATTAAGGTGTACGACTGCGCTGTGGAATCGTCTGCAATTCGAAGTGCAAAAACATGCACTGGCGAATGGTCTGATCCTTCAACTCGTCCTGGATTGAAGGAGAACTATAACAAGGTCAAAGATGAGTTGACTACAAGTGGAGTGGCTGAGAAG GCGATGCCTATTTGGTGGGACCAGTTTTTTAGGAATGAAGTACCATCGAACATGATATTTACAAGCAACAATTCCTTGAATCATTTCACAAAT ATGGCCCGCCACAACAATACAAGGCTTGGCTGCGCTATCAAAAAATGCAATGCTTTTTACGCTGTCGTCTGCCAATATGGAGGGGG GGGTGATGTGGTCGGAAAGGACATCTACGAAATTGGTGCTGTATGTTCAAAATGTCCTGGTGGAACAACTTGCGATAGTGTGGTAGGACTATGTGAAAGAACCGCCGCCTCTGTGGGAGCTATAGCTGAAGCAGGAGTTTCTCGTCCAAACGCAAATACTACTACTCCCTCTACCCGGGCTCCAGAAGCTATGTGCACCTGCGGAACCGTCAAAGTCGATAGTACTCCGGcaacaaaaattattactaCAAGGACAGCAAAAGCTAGCACCACTCCGGGCGCAAAAAGTACTACGCCTAGAACCGCAAAAGCTAGTACTACTTCGAATGCAAGAAAAACTACCGCCATTACTGCAAAGGCTAGCACCACTCGAGCTGCAGAAATAACTACTACCAAATCTGCTAAAGTCAGCAGCACTCCGGTTGCAAGGATTACTATTACTAGAAAAGCAAAAGTTAGTACTACTTCCGCGGCAGGAAAAACTACCACGAGGGCTCCAAAACCTGGAAGTACTCCGACGGCACGAAAAACCACCACGAGGGCTTCAAAACCTGGAAGTACTCCGACGGCACGAAAAACCACCACGACGGCTCCAAAACCTGGAAGTACTCCGACGGCACGAAAAACTACCACGAGGGCTCCAAAACCTGGAAGTACTCCGACGGCACGAAAAACTACCACGAGGGCTCCAAAACCTGGAAGTACTCCGACGGCACGAAAAACCACCACGAGGGCCCCAAAACCTGGCACTACTCCGACGGCACGAAAAACCACCACGAGGGCCCCGAAACCTTTCACTACTCCGATGGCACGAAAAACCACCACGAGGAGTGCAATGCCTAATACTACTCGGGCTTCAGAAATACTCACTACTAGATCTCCAAAAGTCAGTAGCACTCCGGCGGCAGGAAAAACTACTAGGAGGGGTGCAATGCCTAGTACTACTCGGGCATCTCCCAAAGTCAGTAGCACTCCGGCAGCAGGAAAAACTACTAGGAGGGGTGCAATGCCTAGTACTACTCGGGTATCTCCCAAAGTCAGTAGCACTCCGGCAGCAGGAAAAACTACCACGAGGGCTCCAAAACCTGGCACTACTCCGACGGCACGAAAAACCACCACGAGGGCCCCAAAACCTGGCACTACTCCGACGGCACGGAAAACCACCACGAGGGCTCCAAAACCTGGCACTACTCCGACGGCACGAAAAACCACCACGAGGAGTGCAATGCCTAATACTACTCGGGCTTCAGAAATACTCACTACTAGATCTCCAAAAGTCAGTAGCACTCCGGCGGCAGGAAAAACTACTAGGAGGGGTGCAATGCCTAGTACTACTCGGGCATCTCCCAAAGTCAGTAGCACTCCGGCAGCAGGAAAACTACTAGGAGGGGTGCAATGCCTAGTACTACTCGG GGCTCCAAAACCTGGCACTACTCCGACGGCACGAAAACCACCACAGGGCCCCGAAACCTTTCCTACTCCGACGGCACGAAAAACCACCACGAGGAGTGCAATGCCTAATACTACTCGGGCTTCAGAAATACTCACTACCAGATCTCCAAAAGTCAGTAGCACTCCGGCGGCAGGAAAAACTACTAGGAGGGGTGCAATGCCTAGTACTACTCGGGCATCTCCCAAAGTCAGTAGCACTCCGGCAGCAGGAAAAACTACTAGGAGGGGTGCAATGCCTAGTACTACTCGGGCATCTCCCAAAGTCAGTAGCACTCCGGCAGCAGGAAAAACTACCACGAGGGCTCCAAAACCTGGCACTACTCCGACGGCACGAAAAACCACCACGAGGGCCCCGAAACCTTTCACTACGCCGACGGCACGAAAAACCACCACGAGGAGTGCAATGCCTAATACTACTCGGGCTTCAGAAATACTCACTTCTAGATCTCCAAAAGTCAGTAGCACTCCGGCGGCAGGAAAAACTACTAGGAGGGGTGCAATGCCTAGTACTACTCGGGCATCTCCCAAAGTCAGTAGCACTCCGGCAGCAGGAAAAACTACTAGGAGGGGTGCAATGCCTAGTACTACTCGGGTATCTCCCAAAGTCAGTAGCACTCCGGCAGCAGGAAAAACTACCACGAGGGCTCCAAAACCTGGCACTACTCCGACGGCACGAAAAACCACCACGAGGGCCCCGAAACCTTTCACCACTCCAACGGCACGAAAAACCTCCACGAGGAGTGCAATCCCTAATACTACTCGGGCTTCAGAAATACTCACTTCTAGATCTCCAAAAGTCAGTAGCACTCCGGCGGCAAGAAAAACTACTACTAGGGGTGCTATGCCTAGTACTAGTCGGGTATCTCCCAAGGTCAGTAGCACTCCGGCAGCAGGAAAAACTACCACGAGGGCCCCAAAACCTGGCACTACTCCGACGGCACGAAAAACTACAAGAGCTGCTAGGCCTAGTACTACTCGGACCTCAGAAATACTTACTACTAGATCTCCAAAATTCAGTAGCACTCCGGCTCCAGGAAAAACTACCACGAGGGCCGCAAAAGTTAGTACTCCTCCAGCTGTAGGAAAAACTACGACTAGGGAGGCAAAACCTAGCACTACTCAAGGTGCAGAAATGATCACTACCACAACTGCTAAAGCTAATACTACTCCGGCTGCAAAAACTAGTACAACCGCAGAATCTGGAACCACTCCGACTGAACCATTGG ATTGTTCTGACTATGCTGGAATGTCGACTTCACTTTCAAAAGAGGTCCGTCAAAGTTTCATTCAGAAACACAATGCTTTGAG GTCAAATCTAGCTagagggagagaaaaaaatggaaagtatgAATTGGCACCACCAGCAGCAAACATTCAAAAGATG AAATACGACTGTGCCATAGAGGCATCAGCGTTGAACCATGCAAAGACCTGTAGTACTTCTTTATCGCATCCATCCGATCGTCCAGGACTCAAGGAAAATATAATTCACATCAAGAGCCATGATTTGGATGAGGTTACCGCTGCTAGCAAG GCGATGGACAAATGGTGGTCGGAGCTGGCTGTATCGGGTGTACGATCGGATATGCTTTTCACGTCTCGTATCCGTCATCGGATAAATAATATAGTCACTCATTGGTCTAAA ATGGCTTGGCACTATAACAGCAGGTTGGGATGtgccattcatcgctgcaagAAAACCTATTCTGTTGTTTGCCATTATGGACCCGG TGGAAACGTGGTCGGCGAGTACATATACAGGGTGGGAGCAGTATGTTCTGCTTGTCCATCTGGCACCAGGTGCGATAAGAATACAGGACTATGTGTATAA
- a CDS encoding hypothetical protein (NECATOR_CHRII.G4443.T1), with translation MNQAPSIKVYDCAVESSAIRSAKTCTGEWSDPSTRPGLKENYNKVKDELTTSGVAEKAMPIWWDQFFRNEVPSNMIFTSNNSLNHFTNMARHNNTRLGCAIKKCNAFYAVVCQYGGGGDVVGKDIYEIGAVCSKCPGGTTCDSVVGLCERTAASVGAIAEAGVSRPNANTTTPSTRAPEAMCTCGTVKVDSTPATKIITTRTAKASTTPGAKSTTPRTAKASTTSNARKTTAITAKASTTRAAEITTTKSAKVSSTPVARITITRKAKVSTTSAAGKTTTRAPKPGSTPTARKTTTRASKPGSTPTARKTTTTAPKPGSTPTARKTTTRAPKPGSTPTARKTTTRAPKPGSTPTARKTTTRAPKPGTTPTARKTTTRAPKPFTTPMARKTTTRSAMPNTTRASEILTTRSPKVSSTPAAGKTTRRGAMPSTTRASPKVSSTPAAGKTTRRGAMPSTTRVSPKVSSTPAAGKTTTRAPKPGTTPTARKTTTRAPKPGTTPTARKTTTRAPKPGTTPTARKTTTRSAMPNTTRASEILTTRSPKVSSTPAAGKTTRRGAMPSTTRASPKVSSTPAAGKLLGGVQCLVLLGYLPKSPKVSSTPAAGKTTRRGAMPSTTRASPKVSSTPAAGKTTRRGAMPSTTRASPKVSSTPAAGKTTTRAPKPGTTPTARKTTTRAPKPFTTPTARKTTTRSAMPNTTRASEILTSRSPKVSSTPAAGKTTRRGAMPSTTRASPKVSSTPAAGKTTRRGAMPSTTRVSPKVSSTPAAGKTTTRAPKPGTTPTARKTTTRAPKPFTTPTARKTSTRSAIPNTTRASEILTSRSPKVSSTPAARKTTTRGAMPSTSRVSPKVSSTPAAGKTTTRAPKPGTTPTARKTTRAARPSTTRTSEILTTRSPKFSSTPAPGKTTTRAAKVSTPPAVGKTTTREAKPSTTQGAEMITTTTAKANTTPAAKTSTTAESGTTPTEPLDCSDYAGMSTSLSKEVRQSFIQKHNALRSNLARGREKNGKYELAPPAANIQKMKYDCAIEASALNHAKTCSTSLSHPSDRPGLKENIIHIKSHDLDEVTAASKAMDKWWSELAVSGVRSDMLFTSRIRHRINNIVTHWSKMAWHYNSRLGCAIHRCKKTYSVVCHYGPGGNVVGEYIYRVGAVCSACPSGTRCDKNTGLCV, from the exons ATGAACCAAGCACCGTCCATTAAGGTGTACGACTGCGCTGTGGAATCGTCTGCAATTCGAAGTGCAAAAACATGCACTGGCGAATGGTCTGATCCTTCAACTCGTCCTGGATTGAAGGAGAACTATAACAAGGTCAAAGATGAGTTGACTACAAGTGGAGTGGCTGAGAAG GCGATGCCTATTTGGTGGGACCAGTTTTTTAGGAATGAAGTACCATCGAACATGATATTTACAAGCAACAATTCCTTGAATCATTTCACAAAT ATGGCCCGCCACAACAATACAAGGCTTGGCTGCGCTATCAAAAAATGCAATGCTTTTTACGCTGTCGTCTGCCAATATGGAGGGGG GGGTGATGTGGTCGGAAAGGACATCTACGAAATTGGTGCTGTATGTTCAAAATGTCCTGGTGGAACAACTTGCGATAGTGTGGTAGGACTATGTGAAAGAACCGCCGCCTCTGTGGGAGCTATAGCTGAAGCAGGAGTTTCTCGTCCAAACGCAAATACTACTACTCCCTCTACCCGGGCTCCAGAAGCTATGTGCACCTGCGGAACCGTCAAAGTCGATAGTACTCCGGcaacaaaaattattactaCAAGGACAGCAAAAGCTAGCACCACTCCGGGCGCAAAAAGTACTACGCCTAGAACCGCAAAAGCTAGTACTACTTCGAATGCAAGAAAAACTACCGCCATTACTGCAAAGGCTAGCACCACTCGAGCTGCAGAAATAACTACTACCAAATCTGCTAAAGTCAGCAGCACTCCGGTTGCAAGGATTACTATTACTAGAAAAGCAAAAGTTAGTACTACTTCCGCGGCAGGAAAAACTACCACGAGGGCTCCAAAACCTGGAAGTACTCCGACGGCACGAAAAACCACCACGAGGGCTTCAAAACCTGGAAGTACTCCGACGGCACGAAAAACCACCACGACGGCTCCAAAACCTGGAAGTACTCCGACGGCACGAAAAACTACCACGAGGGCTCCAAAACCTGGAAGTACTCCGACGGCACGAAAAACTACCACGAGGGCTCCAAAACCTGGAAGTACTCCGACGGCACGAAAAACCACCACGAGGGCCCCAAAACCTGGCACTACTCCGACGGCACGAAAAACCACCACGAGGGCCCCGAAACCTTTCACTACTCCGATGGCACGAAAAACCACCACGAGGAGTGCAATGCCTAATACTACTCGGGCTTCAGAAATACTCACTACTAGATCTCCAAAAGTCAGTAGCACTCCGGCGGCAGGAAAAACTACTAGGAGGGGTGCAATGCCTAGTACTACTCGGGCATCTCCCAAAGTCAGTAGCACTCCGGCAGCAGGAAAAACTACTAGGAGGGGTGCAATGCCTAGTACTACTCGGGTATCTCCCAAAGTCAGTAGCACTCCGGCAGCAGGAAAAACTACCACGAGGGCTCCAAAACCTGGCACTACTCCGACGGCACGAAAAACCACCACGAGGGCCCCAAAACCTGGCACTACTCCGACGGCACGGAAAACCACCACGAGGGCTCCAAAACCTGGCACTACTCCGACGGCACGAAAAACCACCACGAGGAGTGCAATGCCTAATACTACTCGGGCTTCAGAAATACTCACTACTAGATCTCCAAAAGTCAGTAGCACTCCGGCGGCAGGAAAAACTACTAGGAGGGGTGCAATGCCTAGTACTACTCGGGCATCTCCCAAAGTCAGTAGCACTCCGGCAGCAGGAAAACTACTAGGAGGGGTGCAATGCCTAGTACTACTCGGGTATCTCCCAAA ATCTCCAAAAGTCAGTAGCACTCCGGCGGCAGGAAAAACTACTAGGAGGGGTGCAATGCCTAGTACTACTCGGGCATCTCCCAAAGTCAGTAGCACTCCGGCAGCAGGAAAAACTACTAGGAGGGGTGCAATGCCTAGTACTACTCGGGCATCTCCCAAAGTCAGTAGCACTCCGGCAGCAGGAAAAACTACCACGAGGGCTCCAAAACCTGGCACTACTCCGACGGCACGAAAAACCACCACGAGGGCCCCGAAACCTTTCACTACGCCGACGGCACGAAAAACCACCACGAGGAGTGCAATGCCTAATACTACTCGGGCTTCAGAAATACTCACTTCTAGATCTCCAAAAGTCAGTAGCACTCCGGCGGCAGGAAAAACTACTAGGAGGGGTGCAATGCCTAGTACTACTCGGGCATCTCCCAAAGTCAGTAGCACTCCGGCAGCAGGAAAAACTACTAGGAGGGGTGCAATGCCTAGTACTACTCGGGTATCTCCCAAAGTCAGTAGCACTCCGGCAGCAGGAAAAACTACCACGAGGGCTCCAAAACCTGGCACTACTCCGACGGCACGAAAAACCACCACGAGGGCCCCGAAACCTTTCACCACTCCAACGGCACGAAAAACCTCCACGAGGAGTGCAATCCCTAATACTACTCGGGCTTCAGAAATACTCACTTCTAGATCTCCAAAAGTCAGTAGCACTCCGGCGGCAAGAAAAACTACTACTAGGGGTGCTATGCCTAGTACTAGTCGGGTATCTCCCAAGGTCAGTAGCACTCCGGCAGCAGGAAAAACTACCACGAGGGCCCCAAAACCTGGCACTACTCCGACGGCACGAAAAACTACAAGAGCTGCTAGGCCTAGTACTACTCGGACCTCAGAAATACTTACTACTAGATCTCCAAAATTCAGTAGCACTCCGGCTCCAGGAAAAACTACCACGAGGGCCGCAAAAGTTAGTACTCCTCCAGCTGTAGGAAAAACTACGACTAGGGAGGCAAAACCTAGCACTACTCAAGGTGCAGAAATGATCACTACCACAACTGCTAAAGCTAATACTACTCCGGCTGCAAAAACTAGTACAACCGCAGAATCTGGAACCACTCCGACTGAACCATTGG ATTGTTCTGACTATGCTGGAATGTCGACTTCACTTTCAAAAGAGGTCCGTCAAAGTTTCATTCAGAAACACAATGCTTTGAG GTCAAATCTAGCTagagggagagaaaaaaatggaaagtatgAATTGGCACCACCAGCAGCAAACATTCAAAAGATG AAATACGACTGTGCCATAGAGGCATCAGCGTTGAACCATGCAAAGACCTGTAGTACTTCTTTATCGCATCCATCCGATCGTCCAGGACTCAAGGAAAATATAATTCACATCAAGAGCCATGATTTGGATGAGGTTACCGCTGCTAGCAAG GCGATGGACAAATGGTGGTCGGAGCTGGCTGTATCGGGTGTACGATCGGATATGCTTTTCACGTCTCGTATCCGTCATCGGATAAATAATATAGTCACTCATTGGTCTAAA ATGGCTTGGCACTATAACAGCAGGTTGGGATGtgccattcatcgctgcaagAAAACCTATTCTGTTGTTTGCCATTATGGACCCGG TGGAAACGTGGTCGGCGAGTACATATACAGGGTGGGAGCAGTATGTTCTGCTTGTCCATCTGGCACCAGGTGCGATAAGAATACAGGACTATGTGTATAA
- a CDS encoding hypothetical protein (NECATOR_CHRII.G4444.T2) produces the protein MDPMVITARKVGERKLRCSDAPKARAPRKPRTAPEHPTYAIMINEAITQLKGKSGSSGPTILKYITQHYKLGDNVTMINGNLKRALTRGVAKGELKQLGGTGGTPSFKVVSDRAQKKTATPRVKKPVAKNATDEPKVGKKAVATKPNAEEKAKSPAIETVPKVKGKRTVKSKAVKSVKSVAKPTVTKT, from the exons ATGCACCCAAGGCAAGAGCTCCACGCAAACCGAGGACGGCTCCAGAGCATCCGACTTACGCAATCATGATAAACGAAGCAATAACACAATTGAAGGGGAAGTCTGGATCATCTGGGCCAACTATTTTGAAGTACATAACGCAACACTACAAATTAGGAGACAATGTAACTATG ATCAACGGGAATTTGAAACGCGCACTCACCAGAGGTGTTGCCAAGGGAGAACTGAAACAACTTGGTGGAACTGGAGGAACTCCAAGCTTTAAAGTCGTCTCTGACCGCGCACAGAAGAAGACTGCAACTCCAAGGGTGAAGAAG CCTGTTGCAAAGAACGCTACTGACGAACCGAAAGTAGGCAAAAAAGCTGTAGCTACTAAACctaatgcagaagaaaaagcgAAGAGTCCCGCAATAGAAACTGTGCCAAAGGTGAAGGGGAAGAGGACAGTCAAATCCAAGGCAGTAAAGAGCGTCAAGTCTGTTGCGAAGCCAACCGTAACTAAGACGTAG
- a CDS encoding hypothetical protein (NECATOR_CHRII.G4444.T1), with product MDPMVITARKVGERKLRCSVMSVAAISASSPDAPKARAPRKPRTAPEHPTYAIMINEAITQLKGKSGSSGPTILKYITQHYKLGDNVTMINGNLKRALTRGVAKGELKQLGGTGGTPSFKVVSDRAQKKTATPRVKKPVAKNATDEPKVGKKAVATKPNAEEKAKSPAIETVPKVKGKRTVKSKAVKSVKSVAKPTVTKT from the exons TCATGTCGGTTGCTGCTATCTCTGCTTCGTCTCCAGATGCACCCAAGGCAAGAGCTCCACGCAAACCGAGGACGGCTCCAGAGCATCCGACTTACGCAATCATGATAAACGAAGCAATAACACAATTGAAGGGGAAGTCTGGATCATCTGGGCCAACTATTTTGAAGTACATAACGCAACACTACAAATTAGGAGACAATGTAACTATG ATCAACGGGAATTTGAAACGCGCACTCACCAGAGGTGTTGCCAAGGGAGAACTGAAACAACTTGGTGGAACTGGAGGAACTCCAAGCTTTAAAGTCGTCTCTGACCGCGCACAGAAGAAGACTGCAACTCCAAGGGTGAAGAAG CCTGTTGCAAAGAACGCTACTGACGAACCGAAAGTAGGCAAAAAAGCTGTAGCTACTAAACctaatgcagaagaaaaagcgAAGAGTCCCGCAATAGAAACTGTGCCAAAGGTGAAGGGGAAGAGGACAGTCAAATCCAAGGCAGTAAAGAGCGTCAAGTCTGTTGCGAAGCCAACCGTAACTAAGACGTAG